GTGTAGTGCTGAAAATATTCGTTTGGATACGCATTTGCCATATGATTATCATGTTTTGTACTAAATACTCATTTGTCAAATGAGTATccagtttttattttttttatatttttgtgATACGCATTTGGCAAATGCGTATCCCAATGATAATACGAAATGCGTATCTTTAGTAATTTTCTTACATACCCAATTCTCAAATGCGTATTACACTTATCAAATTACAAAATACGTAACCAAAACGGTATTTTCATCATATTTTTTGAAAATGGGTATTTTGAGCAAATTCAACCCAAAAATGGGTATTTTTGACCATAATCCTCAAGGTTGATCGGAAAAAACAACAAAAACACAAGTAACCAGCACTATCACATAAATCTTTTCATCTGCTTCTCCTTGATTGTAGCTCTGATTGGAAACTATGGAAAGAATGCACTTGACCACATGCCACCATTCTGCGCATCTCCATAAGGCATCATCGTCTCCTCACCGCGACTAAATCCCAAATTCTGGCAGTGTTGCTGCTGGTTCAGCATCTGATCAGTACTGCTGTTCCCACTATTGCTGTTGATCCAGTCGCTAAACCAAGGCGGTCtctgctgctgctgctgcattgCTTCCATCTCGCCCTCTAAAGCCTTTTCTTCCGTTCCATCAATACAATTAGCCACTCCTTTACCTTTCAACATTGCAGCAGCTGATCCCGAGCCACAGCCAGATCCAGAGCCAGAGCCAACTTTCCCAGTAGTAGTATTCTTTTTCTTAGTAGCCGATATCTGATCAATTCTTTTATAAATCTCCTTCAACTTGTGATCAATAAGCCAACCAAGATCATTCAAATCCGGGATCATCAAATTTTGTAAACCAATTTTCCCCGTCAAACACTGATACATAACCTCAATCATTTCCTTCTCCCTATTATCCTTACACTGTTTCTTCAACTGCTCATTAGCTTTCGCAATCCTCTGTCGCATAAAACTCTCCTGATTAACCATCTTCTTGCTCTGCTCCATCTCGGGCATTCGCTTAAACTGAGACAACACACGCTGAACACCTTCTGTATTAGGCCACACTTCAGGTCGGGGCTCATACTGACTATAAATGATAGCACAAGCATCAATACCACATAAGgtactcaactctccaaccttctTCATCAGCCCCTTCTTCCTTTTCTTGAATGTCGCTTTTCGAGAAGCATCATTACTGATGAATGCTAACTTCACCTTCTTTCTTGTCATGATGCCTTGTATGATTTTTGTAGAAAACACCAAACAGGGCaagatcaaagtatatggaagttatgtgtttatatataaCTCTTTTTTGCTCTTTCACTACTAAATAAGAAATGTGTGCATTTTTGTAAACGCATCTGAGATTTCTTTGCCAATGAGGCAAATCAATATAATTAAATTTCTTGATGCATAACATGAACACGCATTTATATGTTAAGATCTTTGTTTCTTCTTAATTTGTTTTTGGTATATGGTTTTACACGTTTTCAAGTCATTTGAGACAAGTATAATTAGTTGTAATATCTAGCTAAATAAAAGTTTCCATAGTTAGGTAATAAATATAGAATCATTTTAATTGGAAACATATAATCTCAATATGATTTTCCAAATCGGTAAAATCGTAAAATTGTAATTACTTGTGTGATTGTTAAGTACAAATAATTAACGGCTACATTGAATAGTAAATTATATTTGGATCAATTTGAAAGTATGGTGTTCCCTTCTTCAAAATTTAAATCAAAGCCAAAACGAGCTGAGTTGGATATTACACGAACAATACATAGTTGACTACAATTTATAAGTTACTTATAAATCAAAATTACATATACTTTTaagattattttattaattacaagatatcttaaGCCGGTTCGGAACCATGTTTAGAATAGATACAATTTCAGTGACTTGTTCGACTCTTGCCCATCCGTAAAAAAAGCGAGGGAGATACGCGATATCAAGGTGTTTTGGGCTAAATGAAAAATGTCAGTTGACTGATACTGATACCGTATCAGTTGACTTATACTGATATTGTATCGTCCTCTTTTCCTTCCGTAACAGAGTAACTCATTTGCAAAAATTAactttgtttttcaaaaataacaaATTTGTTATTTAAAAACTAACTTTTTCAAAATACGAGTAAAAATAAAATTTGTTTGTCTTGATTAGTTTATCAAATAAAAATATGagtaaattttaaaaatgttGAAATGTGTTATAAATCGAAAAtcttttttaatataaaaaatgtaaaataaaaacagaaatccaaaaaatgtaaaataaaaacagaaatgcaaagtctGTTTGTACaaagtaaaaaataaaatataaaaaaagcCAAAAAAAGACAACTAAAGGTGGGTGGTGTCGAATCAAAGCAGCCCGCGGTTATTCACGATTATTCGTTTTATTCGTGTTATACGTCATTCGCCCCGAACCGCTAGACTCGTCGGACCATTAAAATCGACTAATTCGCGAGCTGTTCACGAGTTAACTGGCTGTTGAACCGGACCGCTAGAAATTCGCCACGGCACGGGCGGCCCGACTGTTTGGCCGGCTCTACTGATACGACAGCCAACCATTACTACTACTAGGTTCTCAAATAAAGTAAGAGCTCCCaagtaaagagtttatatctttaacATGAAGTAACATAAATTACCTCAGAAGTTAATACAACAGCTCAACAAAAGAAATTTATCAGTAACTAGTCAATATTTGTCAAGTGTAATACATAAACAAGCAACATTTGTAAAGAAAAACAATGGCAGTTGGTCTGTGATCTCAGATGATAGGCAGTTGGTCTGtgatcaaccatataagtcacttttcaccatattagagtcactttgcaccctataagagccacttgccaccatattgatacaattaacatgttaacatcatgaatATCCAGTTTAGCTTCGTTTTAGCACACTTTGATATTTCATAATAGGACTCAactttgggccacattttgactctaatcaactatgtaagtcacttttcaccatattagagtcaatttgcaccctataagagtcacttaccaccatatatttgtaaaattaacatgttaaaattatatacatccaatttgatatccttttaccatctcttagtgccactatcacacaagtcaattttgttccacattttgcctctaatcaaccgtgtaagtcacttttcaccatattagagtcactttgcaccctataagagtcacttgtcactaTATATTGATCCagttaatatgttaacatcatgtacatgcaatttgatatcTTTTAACCATCTCTTGATTGTCCTAAAATCAGCAATTGACGTACTCTTTGCCACACGTGGTCTGAGCATATCGCGTATTCGTGGTCAAGGTTTTGACGGGGCTAGTAATATGAACAGACATATTAGTGGGCTAAAAAGTTTAATACAAGCAGAAAATGCATCTGCCTTTTATGTGCATTGCTTTGCTCATCAATTACAGCTCACACTTGTTGCAGTTTCAAAAAAGCATGATAAAATTTGCTCATTTTTTGACCATCTAGCATCTTTGGTGAATTTTGTTGGGGCTTCTTGCAAGAGAAAAGAATTAGTCCTGGTGAAACAAATAGAAAAGTTAGCTGAAGAAATATCCCAAGGCAATCGAATGACTGGTAAAGGCTTGAATCAAGAGGCAGTTCTTAAACGTCCTGGAGATACAAGATGGGGTTCGCATTATCATACAATTCTAAGTGTGATTTCTTTATTTTCACCGGCCCTTGATGTGCTTGAAGAAATAAAAGACATGCCTTCCTTTCATGAAAATAAAGGAGAGATTTATAGACTTATTGATGCAATGAATGACTTTGAGTTTATTTTTCTATTGCATTTGATGAGAAAAGTTTTA
This region of Apium graveolens cultivar Ventura unplaced genomic scaffold, ASM990537v1 ctg6940, whole genome shotgun sequence genomic DNA includes:
- the LOC141703658 gene encoding agamous-like MADS-box protein AGL80, encoding MTRKKVKLAFISNDASRKATFKKRKKGLMKKVGELSTLCGIDACAIIYSQYEPRPEVWPNTEGVQRVLSQFKRMPEMEQSKKMVNQESFMRQRIAKANEQLKKQCKDNREKEMIEVMYQCLTGKIGLQNLMIPDLNDLGWLIDHKLKEIYKRIDQISATKKKNTTTGKVGSGSGSGCGSGSAAAMLKGKGVANCIDGTEEKALEGEMEAMQQQQQRPPWFSDWINSNSGNSSTDQMLNQQQHCQNLGFSRGEETMMPYGDAQNGGMWSSAFFP
- the LOC141703659 gene encoding uncharacterized protein LOC141703659, with translation MLTSCTCNLISFNHLLIVLKSAIDVLFATRGLSISRIRGQGFDGASNMNRHISGLKSLIQAENASAFYVHCFAHQLQLTLVAVSKKHDKICSFFDHLASLVNFVGASCKRKELVLVKQIEKLAEEISQGNRMTGKGLNQEAVLKRPGDTRWGSHYHTILSVISLFSPALDVLEEIKDMPSFHENKGEIYRLIDAMNDFEFIFLLHLMRKVLGITNDLSQGLQRKDQDLANALCLVNVSKKMLQTFRDDGWNELIVDVSKFCEKFEIDVPDMDAISMPRGRSRRKLQKVSNKHHFKISLMNTIIDYQLQEINERLDRDNMELLSCISCLNPQNSFLTFDK